In Pleurocapsa sp. PCC 7319, the following are encoded in one genomic region:
- a CDS encoding 2OG-Fe dioxygenase family protein yields the protein MLKSQKKLNFNCLNDYVLETLNTLNLERLDDSFNNLPADPYIAENYRFRRLSSFNIVNNQLVKLPHSPLFQSKKYNPLVGDVVRDYAELEQNLVELPDFQTIVREFFEFCQLCSDVNQIKANEISVHQIRTVANPQEVGYPAPEGIHRDGVTLVGIFSVSRHKIEGAATSLYKSKDQDPVFNKILNPGEFVIFSDRQLFHFTSVIKATTAEVGTRDVFVLTYPGLRPPKDWVQA from the coding sequence ATGTTGAAATCACAAAAAAAACTTAATTTCAATTGTCTTAATGACTATGTATTAGAAACACTTAATACTTTAAATTTAGAGCGACTAGATGATTCTTTTAATAATTTACCTGCCGATCCCTACATAGCAGAAAATTATCGCTTTAGGCGGCTATCTAGCTTTAATATTGTCAACAATCAGCTAGTTAAGCTGCCCCACAGTCCCTTATTTCAAAGTAAAAAATATAATCCTTTAGTAGGAGATGTGGTCAGAGACTATGCTGAACTAGAACAGAATTTAGTAGAACTTCCAGACTTTCAAACTATAGTTCGAGAATTTTTTGAGTTTTGCCAGCTATGTTCTGATGTCAATCAAATTAAAGCTAATGAAATTAGTGTTCATCAGATCAGAACCGTCGCTAATCCCCAAGAAGTAGGTTATCCCGCACCAGAAGGAATTCATCGCGATGGAGTAACATTAGTGGGTATATTTTCCGTTAGTCGCCATAAAATTGAAGGAGCCGCAACTTCTCTGTACAAATCTAAAGATCAAGATCCTGTTTTTAATAAAATTCTCAATCCCGGAGAATTTGTTATTTTTAGCGATCGCCAATTATTCCATTTTACTTCAGTCATCAAAGCGACAACTGCTGAAGTAGGGACTAGAGATGTCTTTGTGCTTACTTATCCTGGGTTGCGCCCTCCTAAAGATTGGGTACAAGCTTGA
- a CDS encoding WGR domain-containing protein has protein sequence MYQLEKWQHSSWQKDTRFYLLELSQDLFGNWIIKRTWGSAIKQDFGRSNSTICPDYQTGLLWYEKQASRRQKRGYVRR, from the coding sequence ATGTATCAACTAGAAAAGTGGCAACATTCAAGCTGGCAAAAAGATACTCGCTTTTACTTACTGGAATTATCCCAAGACCTATTTGGCAATTGGATTATTAAACGCACCTGGGGCAGTGCCATCAAACAGGATTTTGGTCGCTCTAACTCCACAATTTGTCCCGACTATCAAACGGGTTTACTCTGGTACGAAAAACAAGCTTCTCGTCGTCAGAAACGGGGATATGTCAGGAGGTGA
- a CDS encoding bifunctional 2-polyprenyl-6-hydroxyphenol methylase/3-demethylubiquinol 3-O-methyltransferase UbiG, which produces MATVKEHYNQVLADVYSWMLGGFDQGTRKNLQFFHKHNISPTGSAIAIDLGAGCGFQSIPLAQLGFTVTAIDLDAKLLHELQENSDKLNITTIQDDLINFEQHIDSKAESIICMTDTLLHLESKNKVSFLFKKVFSSLENKGKFIITFRQLDHELSELDRFIPVKSDENIIFTCFLEYEPETVKVHDLVYQKDNGNWKLNKSFYRKLRLSKQWVDNQLENIGFSQVESDVNNGLITIIATK; this is translated from the coding sequence ATGGCAACAGTAAAAGAGCATTACAATCAAGTTCTGGCAGATGTCTATTCTTGGATGTTGGGAGGGTTTGATCAGGGTACTCGCAAGAATCTTCAGTTTTTCCACAAGCATAATATCAGCCCAACTGGGTCGGCGATCGCAATCGATCTCGGTGCTGGATGTGGATTTCAATCAATTCCATTGGCTCAACTCGGCTTCACTGTGACTGCTATTGATTTAGATGCAAAATTGCTCCATGAATTACAAGAAAATTCTGACAAATTGAATATCACCACAATTCAAGATGATTTGATTAATTTCGAGCAGCACATCGATAGTAAAGCTGAGTCAATCATCTGTATGACCGATACTCTTCTTCATTTAGAATCAAAAAATAAGGTGAGTTTTCTGTTTAAAAAAGTATTCTCATCACTAGAAAACAAGGGCAAGTTTATTATTACCTTTCGCCAACTTGACCATGAATTATCAGAACTCGATCGCTTTATACCTGTGAAAAGTGATGAAAATATAATATTTACTTGTTTTTTGGAATATGAACCAGAAACAGTTAAAGTCCACGATCTTGTATATCAGAAAGATAATGGTAACTGGAAACTAAATAAAAGTTTCTATAGAAAGCTTCGCTTGTCAAAACAGTGGGTAGATAATCAACTTGAGAATATAGGTTTTAGCCAGGTTGAGTCTGATGTTAACAATGGCTTAATTACGATTATTGCTACTAAGTAA
- a CDS encoding TIGR00725 family protein translates to MSKVVVGVMGAGNLATPKDIELAYELGKLIGEQGWVLLTGGRQAGVMDAASRGAKASGGLVVGVLPSNNTVGMSDAVDISIITDMGNGRNNINVLSSHVVIACGMGLGTASEVALALKNGKPVILLNQAELTKEFFASLTANNLFNVETTTQAIAIIKKVLTRLKDDIC, encoded by the coding sequence ATGAGTAAAGTTGTAGTTGGGGTTATGGGAGCGGGAAATTTGGCAACCCCCAAAGATATTGAACTGGCTTATGAGCTAGGTAAATTAATTGGAGAACAAGGTTGGGTATTACTCACAGGTGGCAGACAAGCTGGGGTGATGGATGCAGCAAGTAGAGGTGCCAAAGCTAGTGGAGGATTGGTAGTAGGAGTTTTACCGAGTAACAATACTGTAGGGATGTCTGACGCGGTGGATATTTCCATTATTACCGATATGGGTAATGGGCGAAATAATATTAACGTGCTGTCTTCCCATGTTGTCATTGCCTGTGGGATGGGTTTGGGAACAGCATCAGAAGTGGCTTTAGCTTTAAAAAACGGTAAGCCAGTAATCTTATTAAATCAAGCTGAATTGACCAAGGAATTTTTTGCCAGTTTAACTGCCAATAATCTATTTAACGTCGAAACTACGACTCAGGCGATCGCTATAATCAAAAAAGTTCTGACACGTCTAAAAGATGATATCTGTTGA
- a CDS encoding cysteine desulfurase-like protein, whose product MVSLNLEWIRSQFPALASEKNGQPIIFFDGPGGTQVPRTVVEAMGNYLLESNANAHGAFATSSRTDALIASARASMADLLGCDRDEIVFGANMTTLTYAFSRAIGRELQAGDEIVVTRLDHDANVSPWQALTEKGIIVRTVDINTEDCTLNTTDLEQKISSRTKIVAIGYACNAIGTVNDISQVVQLAHNVGALVFVDAVHYLPHSSINVRTLDCDFLVCSAYKFFGPHVGIIYGKKEHLTRLSPYKVRPASDEVPSRWETGTLNFEGLAGLVATIDYLTNLGRYVAPNSLSRRDALIAAMNAIQAYERQLCNHLISGLKQISGLKIYGIIESDRFAWRTPTVGVRLAGYTPSELAKALGDRHIYTWHGNVYALGLTERLGIESSGGFLRIGLVHYNTISESDRLLEVLEKVTSSRISLTSEPLKA is encoded by the coding sequence ATGGTTTCTTTGAACCTAGAGTGGATACGCAGTCAATTTCCTGCCTTAGCATCAGAAAAAAACGGTCAGCCGATTATTTTCTTTGATGGACCAGGAGGAACTCAAGTACCAAGAACGGTTGTCGAAGCAATGGGAAATTATTTGCTGGAATCTAACGCCAATGCCCATGGTGCTTTTGCTACTAGTAGTCGTACCGATGCCCTGATTGCTTCCGCTCGTGCGTCTATGGCAGATTTACTCGGTTGCGATCGCGATGAAATCGTGTTCGGAGCCAATATGACCACTTTAACTTATGCTTTTAGTCGAGCAATTGGTCGTGAATTACAAGCTGGTGATGAAATTGTAGTTACTCGGCTCGATCATGATGCCAATGTATCTCCCTGGCAGGCACTGACAGAAAAGGGTATCATCGTTCGTACTGTCGATATTAATACTGAAGACTGTACCTTAAACACTACTGATTTAGAACAGAAAATTAGCTCCCGAACCAAAATTGTAGCTATCGGCTATGCTTGCAATGCTATAGGAACGGTTAACGACATCTCTCAAGTGGTGCAGTTAGCCCATAATGTTGGAGCTTTAGTGTTTGTTGATGCCGTTCATTACCTACCTCACAGTTCAATTAATGTGCGTACTCTGGACTGCGATTTTTTAGTTTGCTCGGCATATAAATTTTTCGGTCCTCATGTGGGGATTATCTACGGTAAAAAAGAGCATTTAACTAGATTAAGTCCTTATAAAGTTAGACCAGCCAGCGATGAAGTTCCATCACGTTGGGAAACAGGAACTTTAAACTTTGAAGGGCTAGCGGGTTTAGTAGCTACCATTGATTACCTGACTAATCTTGGTCGTTATGTTGCGCCAAATAGCCTAAGCCGTCGTGATGCTTTAATAGCAGCTATGAATGCAATTCAAGCTTATGAAAGGCAGTTATGCAACCATCTAATAAGTGGTCTTAAGCAAATCTCTGGACTCAAAATTTATGGCATTATCGAATCAGATCGTTTTGCCTGGAGAACTCCCACCGTTGGTGTCAGACTAGCAGGATATACCCCAAGTGAGTTGGCTAAAGCTTTAGGCGATCGCCATATTTATACTTGGCACGGTAACGTCTATGCTCTAGGTTTAACTGAAAGATTAGGTATTGAGTCTAGCGGTGGGTTTTTACGGATTGGGTTGGTGCATTACAACACAATTTCCGAGAGCGATCGCTTATTAGAAGTATTAGAGAAGGTTACTTCATCCCGTATTTCGTTAACTTCTGAACCACTAAAGGCTTAA
- a CDS encoding low specificity L-threonine aldolase, translated as MILLSSDTETKPTQAMRQAIANAEVGDEQKGEDPTVNQLLERVADLLGKEDALFFACGTICNFVSIKTHTRPADVVLAEQMSHIIRAESGGAALSSGVLMEPITSKRGIFTVDALEGALERVSTAPYLYRAIPRLLCVEQTHNFAGGSVWQLNELREVCDFARQQDLATHMDGARLLNAVIASQTTAKDFAACVDSVWIDFTKGLGAPIGAVLAGTREFISEARRYKHIFGGAMRQAGIVAAGCLYALDHHVERLQEDHDNATYLAQRLSEIEEITVRDTKPETNIVFFDISRLGLDNATFLALLQERGVKMGAVGHSIRAVTHLDVSRADIDFAVDAVSKVAKLSIVNCQLRLLQI; from the coding sequence ATGATTTTACTTTCAAGCGATACTGAAACAAAGCCGACACAAGCCATGCGACAGGCGATCGCCAATGCTGAAGTTGGAGATGAGCAAAAAGGAGAAGATCCGACCGTCAACCAATTACTAGAACGGGTTGCAGATTTACTAGGTAAAGAAGATGCTCTTTTCTTTGCTTGTGGAACCATTTGCAACTTTGTGTCAATCAAAACTCATACTCGCCCTGCAGATGTGGTCCTAGCAGAACAGATGTCACACATTATTCGAGCCGAATCGGGGGGGGCAGCCTTAAGTTCTGGCGTACTAATGGAACCCATTACTAGTAAGCGAGGAATCTTTACTGTAGATGCACTGGAAGGAGCACTTGAAAGAGTTTCAACTGCTCCTTATCTTTACCGTGCTATTCCACGCTTATTATGTGTCGAGCAAACCCACAATTTTGCAGGGGGTTCGGTTTGGCAGCTTAATGAACTACGTGAGGTTTGCGATTTCGCCCGTCAACAAGATTTAGCCACCCATATGGACGGGGCAAGACTTTTAAATGCAGTTATTGCATCTCAAACTACAGCCAAGGATTTTGCTGCCTGTGTTGATTCTGTCTGGATTGACTTTACTAAAGGACTGGGTGCACCAATTGGTGCCGTTCTTGCGGGTACACGAGAGTTCATCTCTGAAGCACGTCGATATAAACACATTTTTGGTGGCGCAATGCGTCAAGCTGGCATTGTTGCAGCAGGTTGTCTCTATGCACTTGACCATCATGTTGAACGTTTACAAGAAGACCACGACAACGCAACTTATCTAGCTCAAAGACTCAGTGAAATTGAAGAAATTACGGTTCGAGACACAAAACCCGAGACAAACATTGTTTTCTTTGATATTTCGAGACTAGGACTCGACAACGCCACATTTCTTGCTCTGTTACAAGAGCGTGGTGTAAAAATGGGAGCCGTTGGTCACTCAATTCGAGCAGTCACTCATTTAGATGTTTCTCGAGCTGATATTGATTTTGCGGTTGATGCTGTAAGCAAAGTGGCAAAATTGTCAATTGTCAATTGTCAATTACGCTTATTACAAATATAA
- a CDS encoding SDR family oxidoreductase: MVSIEKQTVVITGASSGIGASCAKMFAKEGVSLILAARRRDKLEVVATEIKQAYQSKVYLLEVDVRERGEVEKSFASLPESWRNIDILVNNAGLSRGLDKLQEGDIQNWEEMIDTNVKGLLYVTRSLLPGMVERNQGHIINIGSIAGHQNYPGGNVYCATKAAVRALSEGLKMDLFGTPIRVSSVDPGTVETNFSNVRFRGDTEKAKRVYQGMNPLTPDDIAEIVVFCATRPSNVNMSEVLVLATDQSSATMVNRQK, encoded by the coding sequence ATGGTTTCTATTGAAAAGCAGACTGTGGTAATTACTGGTGCTAGTAGTGGTATTGGTGCATCTTGTGCAAAGATGTTTGCTAAAGAAGGGGTGTCGCTGATTTTGGCTGCCCGTCGCCGAGATAAACTAGAGGTCGTTGCTACCGAAATAAAGCAAGCTTATCAGAGCAAAGTCTACTTATTAGAGGTGGATGTAAGGGAGCGAGGTGAGGTAGAAAAGTCTTTTGCTTCTTTGCCCGAATCTTGGCGTAATATCGACATTTTGGTCAATAATGCAGGATTAAGTCGCGGTTTGGATAAGCTGCAAGAAGGGGATATCCAAAACTGGGAAGAAATGATCGATACTAACGTTAAGGGTTTATTGTATGTAACGCGATCGCTTTTGCCTGGGATGGTGGAACGCAATCAGGGACATATTATCAACATTGGTTCAATTGCTGGGCATCAAAACTATCCAGGGGGTAATGTTTACTGCGCCACTAAAGCAGCGGTTAGAGCCTTATCTGAAGGGTTGAAAATGGATCTGTTTGGTACTCCAATTCGGGTAAGTTCCGTAGATCCTGGTACAGTAGAAACTAATTTTAGTAACGTTAGATTTCGCGGAGATACGGAGAAAGCCAAAAGAGTTTATCAGGGAATGAATCCTCTAACTCCCGACGATATTGCCGAAATTGTTGTCTTTTGTGCTACTCGCCCTTCCAACGTTAATATGAGCGAAGTGTTAGTATTAGCTACGGATCAATCAAGCGCGACGATGGTTAATCGACAAAAATAG